One Erythrobacter sp. SDW2 genomic region harbors:
- the argS gene encoding arginine--tRNA ligase — MSTLTTIHAAFAAKVDAVLSAIEAEGDLPAGIDRRNVTVEPPRDPSHGDLATNAAMVLAKPAATNPRALAEKIVEHLLRDPHITGAEIAGPGFINLRLSDDAWLAELLAIASLAREYGRSGMGAGRRVNVEYVSANPTGPMHMGHCRGAVVGDALASLLEFAGYAVTREYYVNDAGGQVDTLARSAHLRYREALGEDIGDIPEGFYPGDYLVPVGQAAAEEFGERYQGAPEGEWLDIFKAFAVERMMDMIRSDLALLGIHHDLFSSEAALQAAGKPEAAEAWLRQHDLVYDGVLEQPKGKTVEDWEPVELPLFRSTKFGDDQDRPIKKSDGRWTYFGADLAYHLQKAEAADEMIDIWGADHAGTVKRIKAAVAALSEGQGKAIPFDVKLVQMVQLMRAGEPVKMSKRSGNFITIADMVEEVGKDVVRFTMLTRKPEAQMDFDFAKVVEASKDNPVFYVQYAHARIHSTLRRAAVEGIVPSDAAISRMGEAELGLVKQAAQFPRIVEAAATAREPHRIAFYLYDLASAFHSFYNLGNDDTSKRVILAQDAELSAARLFLIAAIGQVIRNGLTLLGVEAVEEM, encoded by the coding sequence ATGTCCACACTGACCACGATTCATGCCGCCTTCGCCGCGAAGGTCGATGCCGTCCTGTCCGCTATCGAGGCCGAGGGCGACCTGCCTGCCGGGATCGATCGCCGGAATGTGACGGTCGAGCCACCACGTGACCCTTCGCATGGTGATCTTGCCACCAACGCCGCTATGGTGCTGGCCAAGCCGGCCGCCACCAACCCGCGCGCGCTGGCGGAAAAGATCGTCGAGCACCTGCTGCGCGATCCCCACATTACCGGCGCGGAGATCGCCGGGCCGGGATTCATCAACCTGCGCCTCAGCGATGACGCCTGGCTGGCCGAGTTGCTGGCGATTGCGTCACTGGCGCGCGAATACGGTCGCTCGGGCATGGGCGCAGGCCGCCGGGTCAATGTCGAGTATGTCTCCGCCAATCCGACGGGCCCGATGCACATGGGCCACTGCCGCGGCGCCGTGGTGGGCGATGCGCTGGCGAGCCTGCTCGAATTCGCCGGGTATGCCGTCACACGCGAATACTACGTCAACGATGCCGGCGGGCAGGTCGATACGCTCGCCCGCTCGGCCCACTTGCGCTACCGCGAGGCGCTGGGCGAGGACATCGGCGACATCCCCGAGGGGTTCTATCCCGGTGATTACCTGGTGCCTGTCGGGCAGGCCGCCGCCGAGGAATTCGGCGAGCGCTATCAAGGTGCGCCGGAAGGTGAATGGCTGGACATATTCAAAGCCTTCGCCGTCGAGCGGATGATGGACATGATCCGCTCCGACCTCGCCCTGCTGGGCATCCACCACGACCTGTTTTCCTCGGAAGCCGCGCTGCAGGCAGCGGGCAAGCCCGAGGCGGCCGAGGCGTGGCTGCGCCAGCACGATCTCGTCTATGACGGTGTGCTCGAACAGCCCAAGGGAAAGACGGTGGAAGACTGGGAACCGGTCGAACTGCCGCTGTTCCGCTCGACCAAATTCGGCGACGATCAGGATCGCCCGATCAAGAAGAGCGACGGGCGCTGGACCTATTTCGGGGCCGACCTCGCCTATCACCTGCAGAAGGCCGAGGCTGCCGACGAGATGATCGACATCTGGGGCGCGGACCATGCCGGCACCGTGAAGCGGATCAAGGCTGCCGTCGCCGCGCTATCCGAAGGGCAGGGCAAGGCGATTCCGTTCGACGTAAAGCTCGTACAAATGGTGCAACTGATGCGTGCGGGCGAACCGGTGAAGATGTCCAAGCGCTCGGGCAACTTCATCACCATCGCCGACATGGTCGAGGAGGTGGGCAAGGATGTGGTTCGCTTCACCATGCTGACCCGCAAGCCCGAAGCGCAGATGGACTTCGACTTCGCCAAGGTGGTCGAAGCGTCGAAGGACAATCCGGTGTTCTATGTCCAGTACGCCCATGCCCGGATTCACTCGACCCTGCGGCGGGCAGCGGTCGAAGGCATCGTACCCTCCGACGCAGCCATTTCCCGCATGGGCGAGGCCGAGCTCGGCCTGGTCAAGCAAGCCGCGCAATTTCCCCGCATCGTCGAAGCGGCGGCGACGGCGCGCGAGCCGCACCGGATCGCCTTTTATCTCTACGATCTCGCCAGTGCGTTCCACTCGTTCTACAACCTGGGGAATGACGATACCTCGAAGCGCGTCATCCTGGCACAGGATGCGGAGCTTTCGGCCGCAAGGCTTTTCCTTATCGCCGCAATCGGGCAAGTTATCCGCAACGGGTTAACCCTGCTCGGGGTCGAGGCAGTGGAGGAGATGTGA
- the ispH gene encoding 4-hydroxy-3-methylbut-2-enyl diphosphate reductase has translation MNAPFPSPDQNSTKPPLQLLIAAPRGFCAGVDRAIEIVERAIEKYGAPVYVRHEIVHNKYVVDSLKAKGAVFVEELDEVPDGVPVVFSAHGVPKSVPAEAQKRELLYVDATCPLVSKVHRQAERQIEKGRHIIFVGHADHPEVIGTMGQVEPGQMTLVETVEDVAALEFGPEEQLAYLTQTTLSVDDTADIIAALEQRFPEVRGPKAEDICYATSNRQAAVKQIAPSADLVLVIGAPNSSNSLRLVEVAERLGTNARLIQRASEIEAEWLEGVGTLGLTAGASAPEKLVREVVERLGEWRTVEETTIAAAEENMVFKLPRQLLD, from the coding sequence ATGAACGCGCCCTTTCCATCCCCCGACCAGAACTCGACAAAACCGCCCCTGCAGCTGCTGATCGCCGCCCCACGCGGCTTCTGCGCCGGGGTCGACCGGGCGATCGAGATCGTCGAGCGGGCGATCGAGAAATACGGTGCACCGGTCTATGTCCGGCACGAGATCGTGCACAACAAATATGTGGTCGATTCGCTCAAGGCGAAGGGTGCCGTGTTCGTCGAGGAACTGGACGAAGTACCCGACGGCGTGCCGGTGGTGTTCAGCGCTCACGGGGTGCCCAAATCGGTCCCGGCCGAAGCGCAGAAGCGCGAGCTGCTTTATGTCGATGCCACCTGCCCGCTGGTAAGCAAGGTCCACCGCCAGGCCGAACGCCAGATCGAGAAAGGGCGGCACATCATCTTTGTCGGCCATGCCGACCATCCCGAAGTGATCGGTACCATGGGCCAGGTCGAGCCGGGCCAGATGACCCTGGTCGAAACGGTGGAGGATGTCGCCGCGCTGGAGTTCGGCCCAGAGGAACAGCTCGCCTATCTGACGCAGACCACGCTCTCGGTCGACGATACCGCTGACATTATTGCCGCACTGGAACAACGCTTTCCGGAGGTGCGCGGTCCCAAGGCAGAGGATATTTGCTACGCAACGTCGAACCGCCAAGCCGCGGTCAAGCAGATTGCTCCCAGTGCAGACCTTGTCCTGGTCATCGGTGCGCCCAATTCTTCCAACTCGCTCCGGCTGGTCGAAGTGGCCGAGCGACTTGGAACCAATGCTCGCCTGATCCAGCGCGCCTCCGAAATCGAAGCGGAATGGCTGGAAGGAGTCGGCACGCTGGGCCTTACAGCCGGTGCTTCCGCGCCGGAAAAGCTGGTGCGCGAAGTGGTTGAACGCCTGGGCGAATGGCGCACGGTGGAAGAAACCACCATCGCCGCGGCCGAAGAAAACATGGTGTTCAAGCTGCCTCGCCAACTGCTGGACTGA
- the thrB gene encoding homoserine kinase, which translates to MAVYTHLPAEALAGLIAEYDVGALVSAKGIAEGVSNSNWVVETSGGDGTGARFILTMYERRIDLEDLPFFLDLLDHLSAAGAPVPRTIHDRSGKSFRSIHGKAVALIEFLPGVSIDHPTPGQAHAVGAALAQMHRAALDFPQSRANALDLVTNLSTLAACGEAALAAIDPALAGCIARSEAIAAAWPEDLPQSVIHSDLFPDNVLMLGDRVSGMIDFYFACTDAMAYDLAVTHAAWSFERGGSKYRPDIGSALIQGYESVRPLEAAERAALTLLAQGACLRFVASRTEDWFETPTDAHVTRKDPMDFARRWDFYAKQGHRVFA; encoded by the coding sequence ATGGCGGTCTATACCCACCTTCCCGCCGAGGCATTGGCCGGACTGATCGCCGAATACGATGTCGGGGCGTTGGTCTCTGCCAAGGGCATTGCCGAAGGCGTATCCAATTCGAACTGGGTTGTCGAAACCTCAGGCGGCGACGGGACCGGCGCACGCTTCATCCTGACAATGTACGAGCGGCGAATCGACCTGGAAGACCTGCCATTTTTTCTCGACCTGCTCGATCACCTATCGGCTGCGGGCGCTCCGGTGCCGCGCACCATCCATGATCGGAGCGGGAAATCATTCCGGTCCATTCACGGGAAGGCGGTGGCGCTGATCGAATTCCTGCCCGGCGTGTCAATCGATCACCCGACTCCCGGTCAGGCCCACGCCGTAGGTGCGGCACTGGCGCAGATGCATCGCGCCGCGCTCGATTTCCCGCAATCGCGTGCCAATGCGCTGGATCTCGTGACAAATTTGTCGACGTTGGCGGCGTGCGGGGAAGCGGCGTTGGCAGCAATCGATCCTGCTCTTGCAGGCTGCATAGCGCGTTCTGAAGCGATCGCAGCGGCATGGCCCGAGGACCTGCCGCAGTCGGTGATTCACAGCGACCTGTTCCCCGACAACGTCCTCATGCTGGGGGATCGGGTTTCCGGCATGATCGATTTCTATTTCGCCTGTACCGACGCCATGGCGTATGATCTGGCCGTCACCCATGCGGCCTGGAGCTTCGAGCGGGGCGGCAGCAAATATCGACCGGATATCGGCTCGGCGCTGATCCAGGGATACGAATCGGTTCGCCCACTGGAAGCGGCCGAACGGGCGGCCCTGACACTGTTGGCCCAGGGCGCATGCCTGCGTTTCGTTGCCAGCCGGACAGAAGACTGGTTCGAAACGCCGACCGATGCCCATGTCACCCGCAAGGATCCGATGGATTTCGCCCGACGCTGGGACTTCTACGCCAAACAGGGACATAGGGTCTTCGCATAG
- the rnhA gene encoding ribonuclease HI, producing MKKVEIFTDGACKGNPGPGGWGVLLRKGKHEKEMSGGEPATTNNRMEMRAVIEGLNALIEPCEVNLYTDSKYVVDGITRWVHGWKKRGWVNASKKPVRNEDLWHDLIEAELRHKVTWHWVRGHNGHVENERVDKLASDAAEQWATGGS from the coding sequence ATGAAAAAGGTCGAAATCTTCACCGACGGTGCCTGCAAGGGCAACCCCGGCCCGGGCGGCTGGGGCGTGCTGTTGCGCAAGGGCAAGCACGAGAAAGAGATGTCGGGCGGCGAACCCGCCACCACCAACAACCGGATGGAAATGCGCGCGGTCATCGAAGGGCTCAACGCCCTCATCGAACCGTGCGAGGTCAATCTCTACACCGACAGCAAATATGTCGTCGACGGGATTACCCGGTGGGTCCACGGCTGGAAAAAGCGCGGCTGGGTCAATGCGAGCAAGAAGCCGGTCCGCAACGAGGATCTGTGGCACGATTTGATCGAGGCGGAATTGCGCCACAAGGTAACCTGGCACTGGGTGCGCGGGCACAACGGCCATGTCGAGAACGAGCGCGTCGACAAGCTCGCCAGCGACGCGGCGGAGCAGTGGGCGACGGGCGGCTCATGA
- a CDS encoding DUF1508 domain-containing protein: MAHRFEIRKNKKGEFVSYFCYNSETIFWTEGYASKASAKNAIESILKNGPGAEVVDTTKE; this comes from the coding sequence ATGGCGCACCGTTTCGAAATCCGCAAGAACAAGAAAGGCGAGTTCGTTTCCTATTTCTGCTACAACTCGGAAACGATTTTCTGGACCGAAGGCTACGCCAGCAAGGCCAGCGCCAAGAACGCCATCGAATCGATCCTCAAGAACGGCCCCGGCGCGGAAGTGGTCGATACGACGAAGGAATAG
- a CDS encoding FAD-binding oxidoreductase has product MAEFDIAIIGAGIAGASLAAECGGHARVLLLEAEDIPGYHTTGRSAAFWEECYGGPEIVPLTLASGPYLRDHGFLSPRGALYIAREDGIAALDTFMEKFGDTGATIHRIGRAAMLEKVPGLRESWIDAVWEPLCSDIDVAGLHQHYLTLAKRLGVDLHCRARISRAERRDGAWQIASEDGRGWTATTLVNAAGAWADELAQLAGARPLGIQPLRRTICQLETDPQPLADQPLVLDIAGQFYFKPEAGRVWLSPHDEELSPPCDAAPEELAVAEAIDRFEHVVDWQVRRVERKWAGLRSFAPDRLPVYGADPHCEGLFWFAGQGGYGIQTAPAAAKLAAQLLLGLDRDDFTSGLDASLYSPARFG; this is encoded by the coding sequence ATGGCCGAGTTCGATATTGCCATCATCGGTGCCGGGATTGCCGGAGCCAGCCTTGCTGCCGAGTGCGGCGGTCATGCGCGGGTGTTGCTGCTCGAGGCGGAGGATATTCCGGGCTATCACACAACGGGGCGCTCGGCGGCGTTCTGGGAGGAATGTTACGGCGGGCCGGAGATCGTCCCACTCACACTGGCCTCCGGCCCCTACCTGCGCGATCACGGCTTCCTCAGCCCGCGTGGCGCGCTTTACATCGCGCGTGAGGACGGGATCGCGGCCCTGGATACCTTCATGGAGAAGTTCGGCGACACGGGGGCAACGATTCATCGGATCGGGCGTGCGGCCATGTTGGAGAAGGTGCCCGGCCTGCGCGAAAGCTGGATCGACGCGGTGTGGGAGCCGCTGTGCAGCGACATCGATGTGGCCGGGCTGCACCAGCATTATCTGACGCTGGCGAAGCGGCTGGGGGTCGATCTCCATTGCCGTGCCAGAATCTCGAGAGCCGAGCGCCGCGATGGAGCATGGCAGATCGCCAGCGAAGACGGGCGAGGCTGGACTGCGACGACCCTGGTCAATGCCGCTGGTGCCTGGGCCGACGAACTGGCGCAGCTCGCCGGAGCTCGTCCGCTCGGCATACAACCGCTGCGGCGGACAATCTGCCAGCTTGAAACCGATCCGCAGCCGTTGGCCGACCAGCCGCTGGTGCTCGACATTGCCGGGCAGTTCTACTTCAAGCCCGAGGCCGGGCGGGTCTGGCTCAGCCCGCATGACGAGGAGCTGAGCCCGCCCTGCGATGCCGCTCCCGAGGAACTGGCTGTGGCCGAAGCGATCGACCGGTTCGAACATGTCGTTGACTGGCAGGTCCGGCGGGTCGAGCGCAAATGGGCGGGCCTGCGGAGCTTCGCGCCGGATCGGCTACCGGTCTATGGGGCCGATCCCCATTGCGAGGGCTTGTTCTGGTTCGCCGGGCAAGGGGGCTACGGCATCCAGACGGCCCCAGCGGCCGCCAAGTTGGCGGCGCAATTACTGCTGGGCCTCGACCGTGATGATTTTACATCAGGGCTCGACGCAAGCCTCTATAGTCCGGCCCGGTTCGGGTAG
- a CDS encoding alpha/beta fold hydrolase, producing the protein MPGRGDNYEKYLECLNEWHRAGWRVTAADWRGQGASGRLGKDAVTGHIDDFASWIDDLAALWQVWRAETPGPHVLIGHSMGGHLSLRAVAEGRVDPDALVLSAPMLGFVGQVLPVPLMHGVAKLMASLGDRRRPAWKWSEKPGETPAHREQLLTHDRDRYQDEQWWRDNRPEIVMGPGSWGWVERAYASMRGLFDPGKLEAVGTPVLLLGTSNDKLVAYPPIVEASKRLPQGELVAFGKEASHEILREVDPVRDRAMAAIADFLDRVAPSRS; encoded by the coding sequence ATGCCGGGCCGGGGCGACAACTACGAAAAATATCTCGAGTGCCTCAATGAATGGCATCGTGCAGGTTGGCGGGTCACGGCGGCCGACTGGCGCGGGCAGGGCGCTTCTGGCCGGCTCGGAAAGGACGCCGTGACCGGGCACATCGATGACTTCGCAAGCTGGATCGATGACCTCGCGGCGCTATGGCAGGTGTGGCGGGCCGAAACGCCGGGGCCGCATGTGCTGATCGGCCATTCGATGGGCGGGCACCTGTCCTTGCGGGCTGTGGCCGAAGGGCGGGTCGATCCTGATGCATTGGTGCTCTCGGCCCCGATGCTGGGCTTTGTCGGCCAGGTCCTGCCGGTGCCGCTGATGCACGGCGTGGCGAAGCTGATGGCCTCGCTCGGCGACCGTCGCCGCCCGGCCTGGAAGTGGAGCGAGAAGCCGGGCGAAACCCCGGCGCACCGCGAGCAATTGTTGACCCACGACCGTGACCGGTACCAGGACGAGCAATGGTGGCGCGATAACCGCCCCGAGATCGTCATGGGGCCGGGCAGCTGGGGCTGGGTCGAGCGCGCCTATGCCTCGATGCGCGGCCTGTTCGATCCCGGCAAGTTGGAGGCGGTGGGGACCCCGGTGCTGCTGCTCGGCACGTCGAACGACAAGCTCGTGGCCTATCCGCCGATCGTCGAGGCGTCGAAGCGCCTGCCGCAGGGCGAACTGGTCGCCTTCGGCAAGGAAGCCTCGCATGAGATCCTGCGCGAGGTCGATCCGGTGCGCGACCGGGCCATGGCGGCGATTGCCGACTTTCTCGACCGCGTAGCGCCGTCGAGGAGCTGA
- a CDS encoding prepilin peptidase, with protein MLDTLHYVLLGALAIALLIAAFTDLKRRQIDNWLNAGIALAAPLFWWTSGLALWPDVAWQLGIAAITFFVCAGLFALRWMGGGDVKLLTALALWIAPSAFLKLVIIMALVGGVLTLLFGMWHIARRQKDRLAIPYGVAISAAGLWILSTEYLPHTAVALSQTAATG; from the coding sequence ATGCTGGACACACTCCACTACGTGTTGCTCGGAGCGTTGGCAATCGCGCTGCTGATTGCCGCGTTTACCGATCTCAAGCGGCGCCAGATCGACAACTGGCTCAACGCCGGCATCGCGCTGGCCGCACCGCTGTTCTGGTGGACCAGCGGCCTGGCCCTGTGGCCGGACGTCGCCTGGCAGCTCGGCATCGCCGCTATCACCTTCTTCGTCTGCGCGGGATTGTTCGCGCTGCGCTGGATGGGCGGCGGCGACGTTAAGCTTCTCACTGCACTGGCCCTGTGGATCGCACCTAGTGCTTTCCTGAAGCTCGTCATCATCATGGCGCTGGTCGGCGGGGTGCTGACCCTGCTCTTCGGGATGTGGCACATCGCCCGCCGCCAGAAAGACCGGCTGGCCATCCCTTACGGGGTGGCTATCTCGGCTGCAGGCCTCTGGATCCTCTCTACCGAATACCTCCCGCACACCGCTGTCGCGCTCAGCCAGACGGCTGCGACGGGGTGA
- the cpaB gene encoding Flp pilus assembly protein CpaB, with product MDRKKLVLLLAALIIAVGTALAARSMFAGAAAPQAEAAVKEPQGPKVLVSQRALPAGTIITAEALGFQKWPKELVKDAYFIEGESDITQLLGTVVRLPITAGEPVTQGSLVKPGDRGFLAAALGPGMRAITVPVSANTGVAGFVFPGDRVDLMLTQSVKGEEGGLKATETILRNLRVLATDQRTEKSTSKNGKTIVRAFRSVTLEVTPRIAEKVAVAQTLGTLSLALRSIADNQAELERAIASGDVKIPDGATPEEEERILQAALNAPNDGPTSFVTGGDVSRFQSSALPKSKEEKAREAAVAFIETAKKSGVIEPGTEAVVRKLPTVRVSRGKSTSEEAVGATGRVLTGEER from the coding sequence ATGGACAGGAAGAAGCTGGTTCTGCTGCTTGCGGCGCTGATTATTGCAGTGGGCACCGCCCTTGCAGCCCGCAGCATGTTTGCAGGAGCCGCCGCACCGCAGGCCGAGGCCGCTGTTAAGGAACCGCAGGGACCCAAGGTTCTTGTTTCCCAGCGCGCGCTGCCGGCCGGCACGATCATTACGGCTGAAGCCCTTGGCTTCCAGAAGTGGCCGAAGGAACTGGTCAAGGACGCTTACTTCATCGAAGGCGAATCCGATATCACCCAGTTGCTCGGCACTGTCGTGCGCCTGCCGATTACCGCTGGCGAACCTGTGACCCAGGGCTCGCTGGTCAAGCCGGGCGACCGTGGCTTCCTGGCTGCGGCACTCGGGCCGGGCATGCGCGCCATCACCGTGCCAGTTTCGGCCAACACAGGGGTGGCCGGCTTCGTCTTCCCGGGCGACCGCGTCGACCTGATGTTGACCCAGTCGGTCAAGGGCGAGGAAGGCGGCCTCAAGGCTACCGAGACCATCCTGCGCAATCTGCGTGTGCTCGCCACCGACCAGCGCACTGAAAAGTCGACCAGCAAGAACGGCAAGACGATTGTTCGGGCTTTCCGTTCGGTCACTCTCGAAGTGACGCCGCGGATCGCCGAGAAAGTCGCAGTCGCACAGACGCTCGGCACTCTCAGCCTGGCCCTGCGCTCGATCGCCGACAACCAGGCCGAGCTCGAGCGCGCCATTGCCTCGGGCGACGTGAAGATCCCCGACGGTGCTACGCCGGAGGAAGAGGAACGCATCCTGCAGGCAGCGCTCAATGCCCCCAACGATGGACCGACGTCCTTCGTGACCGGCGGCGACGTCTCGCGCTTCCAGAGCTCGGCCCTGCCGAAGAGCAAGGAAGAAAAAGCCAGGGAAGCCGCAGTGGCCTTCATCGAAACCGCCAAGAAGTCCGGCGTGATCGAGCCTGGCACCGAGGCAGTCGTTCGCAAGCTGCCGACCGTGCGCGTCAGCCGCGGCAAGAGCACCTCCGAGGAAGCTGTCGGCGCCACCGGCAGGGTCCTCACCGGCGAGGAAAGGTAA